In Melospiza melodia melodia isolate bMelMel2 chromosome 11, bMelMel2.pri, whole genome shotgun sequence, the following proteins share a genomic window:
- the LOC134422982 gene encoding coagulation factor XIII B chain-like isoform X2 translates to METVKKMRFKSYFIFLVMVCPRKLFAEDTPCDLPQIENGNLPQYYYSFKSYYFPMHKGKKLSYSCVVGYTTESGTQDGRITCTAKGWSPWPRCYRKCTKPLLENGSFYSTEMDFKIHEKLQYKCNPGYLTPGGAAEDTVQCQPQGWSSQPSCTKTLGRCQVPRLEHGSYADTAREVRRNGTVRYRCRPGFRSATGSAAATALCLPHGWDLPPRCTRITCSALSEVAHGGFYPVKKSYEEGDVVHFFCDKHYSVTGFDLIQCYNFGWYPDPPVCEDVKNKCPPPPLPHGHISTARRTYHNGDKVNVQCTLGRRGSEEIQCEGGKWTSPSICIGAVDNQESGTAPPLLEADAEKRANQTHHNEDLKMQQDCASPPVVKNGAVLGPVLASYKNGSWVEYVCQYYHILDGPSTVYCHQGNWTEQPTCLEPCTLNVTDMDSNNLTLKWRREELVFLHGDLIEFECKQGFSFLQTAIPSPGRTQCDQGRLNYPKCVIQAATEKCGSPPSIANGALTVPALPQYDSGSSVQYICSEYHFLQGSERIYCSEGQWTSPPVCIEPCTLSKTEMEKNNVLLQAFYADQVYFYHGDYVGFYCKQNHFGAESGTTLFQVQCERGQLAYPRCVEREKQVWT, encoded by the exons ATGGAGACAGTAAAGAAGATGAGATTTAAAAGCTATTTTATCTTCCTAGTTATGGTGTGCCCAAGGAAACTCTTTGCAGAAG ATACACCTTGTGATTTGCCACAGATAGAAAATGGAAACCTTCCCCAGTACTATTACAGTTTCAAAAGTTACTATTTCCCTATGCATAAAGGAAAAAAGCTCTCCTATTCTTGCGTGGTTGGTTACACAACTGAAAGTGGGACTCAAGATGGAAGAATAACTTGTACAGCAAAAGGATGGTCTCCATGGCCTCGATGCTACA GAAAATGCACCAAGCCTCTTTTGGAAAATGGCTCTTTTTACAGCACAGAAATGGACTTCAAAATCCATGAGAAACTGCAATACAAATGTAATCCAGGTTACCTTACCCCAGGTGGTGCTGCTGAAGATACAGTGCAGTGTCAGCCACAAGGATGGTCCTCCCAGCCAAGCTGTACTAAAACACTTG GGCGGTGCCAGGTGCCGCGGCTGGAGCACGGCAGCTATGCAGACACGGCGCGGGAGGTGCGGCGGAACGGGACCGTGCGCTACCGCTGCCGGCCGGGGTTCCGCTCCGCCACCGGGAGCGCCGCCGCCACCGCGCTGTGCCTCCCCCACGGATGGGATCTGCCCCCACGCTGCACCA GGATAACCTGCTCCGCTTTGAGTGAAGTAGCTCATGGAGGTTTCTATCCTGTGAAGAAAAGCTATGAAGAAGGAGATGTAGTTCACTTTTTCTGTGACAAACATTATTCTGTCACTGGGTTTGATTTAATTCAGTGCTATAATTTTGGGTGGTATCCAGACCCTCCAGTGTGTGAAG ATGTAAAAAATAAATGTCCTCCACCACCACTCCCTCATGGCCATATCAGCACAGCCAGAAGAACATATCATAATGGAGACAAAGTTAATGTACAGTGCACCTTGGGAAGGAGAGGATCTGAGGAAATCCAGTGTGAAGGAGGAAAATGGACATCACCCTCTATCTGTATTG GAGCTGTGGATAACCAGGAATCTGGGACAGCACCACCACTACTCGAGGCAGATGCAGAAAAAAGGGCAAACCAAACACATCACAATGAAGATTTGA AAATGCAGCAAGACTGTGCCTCTCCACCTGTGGTTAAAAATGGTGCTGTCCTGGGCCCAGTACTGGCAAGTTACAAAAATGGTTCCTGGGTAGAATATGTTTGTCAGTATTACCACATTTTGGATGGGCCCAGTACTGTTTATTGTCACCAAGGAAACTGGACAGAACAACCAACCTGCTTAG AACCATGTACTCTGAATGTAACTGATATGGACAGCAACAACTTAACACTGAAATGGAGACGGGAAGAATTAGTTTTCCTCCATGGAGATCTCATAGAGTTTGAATGTAAACAGGGATTTAGTTTTCTCCAGACTGCCATTCCATCTCCTGGGAGGACACAGTGTGACCAAGGCAGACTGAATTATCCAAAATGTGTTATTCAAG CTGCTACAGAAAAATGTGGCTCTCCACCCTCTATTGCAAATGGAGCTCTGACtgtcccagcactgccccagtaTGACAGTGGCTCTTCAGTTCAGTATATTTGCTCTGAGTATCATTTTTTGCAAGGCTCTGAGAGAATCTACTGCTCTGAAGGACAATGGACCTCACCTCCAGTTTGTATAG AGCCGTGTACTTTGTCAAaaactgaaatggaaaaaaataatgtgCTGCTACAAGCATTCTATGCAGATCAAGTTTACTTTTACCATGGGGATTATGTTGGATTTTACTGCAAACAGAACCATTTTGGAGCAGAATCTGGCACAACTTTATTTCAAGTACAGTGTGAGAGAGGACAGCTGGCATATCCAAGGTGTGTTGAAAGAGAAAAGCAAGTATGGACTTGA
- the LOC134422982 gene encoding coagulation factor XIII B chain-like isoform X1 produces METVKKMRFKSYFIFLVMVCPRKLFAEDTPCDLPQIENGNLPQYYYSFKSYYFPMHKGKKLSYSCVVGYTTESGTQDGRITCTAKGWSPWPRCYRKCTKPLLENGSFYSTEMDFKIHEKLQYKCNPGYLTPGGAAEDTVQCQPQGWSSQPSCTKTLGITCSALSEVAHGGFYPVKKSYEEGDVVHFFCDKHYSVTGFDLIQCYNFGWYPDPPVCEDVKNKCPPPPLPHGHISTARRTYHNGDKVNVQCTLGRRGSEEIQCEGGKWTSPSICIGAVDNQESGTAPPLLEADAEKRANQTHHNEDLKMQQDCASPPVVKNGAVLGPVLASYKNGSWVEYVCQYYHILDGPSTVYCHQGNWTEQPTCLEPCTLNVTDMDSNNLTLKWRREELVFLHGDLIEFECKQGFSFLQTAIPSPGRTQCDQGRLNYPKCVIQAATEKCGSPPSIANGALTVPALPQYDSGSSVQYICSEYHFLQGSERIYCSEGQWTSPPVCIEPCTLSKTEMEKNNVLLQAFYADQVYFYHGDYVGFYCKQNHFGAESGTTLFQVQCERGQLAYPRCVEREKQVWT; encoded by the exons ATGGAGACAGTAAAGAAGATGAGATTTAAAAGCTATTTTATCTTCCTAGTTATGGTGTGCCCAAGGAAACTCTTTGCAGAAG ATACACCTTGTGATTTGCCACAGATAGAAAATGGAAACCTTCCCCAGTACTATTACAGTTTCAAAAGTTACTATTTCCCTATGCATAAAGGAAAAAAGCTCTCCTATTCTTGCGTGGTTGGTTACACAACTGAAAGTGGGACTCAAGATGGAAGAATAACTTGTACAGCAAAAGGATGGTCTCCATGGCCTCGATGCTACA GAAAATGCACCAAGCCTCTTTTGGAAAATGGCTCTTTTTACAGCACAGAAATGGACTTCAAAATCCATGAGAAACTGCAATACAAATGTAATCCAGGTTACCTTACCCCAGGTGGTGCTGCTGAAGATACAGTGCAGTGTCAGCCACAAGGATGGTCCTCCCAGCCAAGCTGTACTAAAACACTTG GGATAACCTGCTCCGCTTTGAGTGAAGTAGCTCATGGAGGTTTCTATCCTGTGAAGAAAAGCTATGAAGAAGGAGATGTAGTTCACTTTTTCTGTGACAAACATTATTCTGTCACTGGGTTTGATTTAATTCAGTGCTATAATTTTGGGTGGTATCCAGACCCTCCAGTGTGTGAAG ATGTAAAAAATAAATGTCCTCCACCACCACTCCCTCATGGCCATATCAGCACAGCCAGAAGAACATATCATAATGGAGACAAAGTTAATGTACAGTGCACCTTGGGAAGGAGAGGATCTGAGGAAATCCAGTGTGAAGGAGGAAAATGGACATCACCCTCTATCTGTATTG GAGCTGTGGATAACCAGGAATCTGGGACAGCACCACCACTACTCGAGGCAGATGCAGAAAAAAGGGCAAACCAAACACATCACAATGAAGATTTGA AAATGCAGCAAGACTGTGCCTCTCCACCTGTGGTTAAAAATGGTGCTGTCCTGGGCCCAGTACTGGCAAGTTACAAAAATGGTTCCTGGGTAGAATATGTTTGTCAGTATTACCACATTTTGGATGGGCCCAGTACTGTTTATTGTCACCAAGGAAACTGGACAGAACAACCAACCTGCTTAG AACCATGTACTCTGAATGTAACTGATATGGACAGCAACAACTTAACACTGAAATGGAGACGGGAAGAATTAGTTTTCCTCCATGGAGATCTCATAGAGTTTGAATGTAAACAGGGATTTAGTTTTCTCCAGACTGCCATTCCATCTCCTGGGAGGACACAGTGTGACCAAGGCAGACTGAATTATCCAAAATGTGTTATTCAAG CTGCTACAGAAAAATGTGGCTCTCCACCCTCTATTGCAAATGGAGCTCTGACtgtcccagcactgccccagtaTGACAGTGGCTCTTCAGTTCAGTATATTTGCTCTGAGTATCATTTTTTGCAAGGCTCTGAGAGAATCTACTGCTCTGAAGGACAATGGACCTCACCTCCAGTTTGTATAG AGCCGTGTACTTTGTCAAaaactgaaatggaaaaaaataatgtgCTGCTACAAGCATTCTATGCAGATCAAGTTTACTTTTACCATGGGGATTATGTTGGATTTTACTGCAAACAGAACCATTTTGGAGCAGAATCTGGCACAACTTTATTTCAAGTACAGTGTGAGAGAGGACAGCTGGCATATCCAAGGTGTGTTGAAAGAGAAAAGCAAGTATGGACTTGA